Proteins from a genomic interval of Methanofollis formosanus:
- a CDS encoding MoaD/ThiS family protein has protein sequence MKVRVRAFARFREIFGSEQVIDLPDGAGLDVLLKRFAERREDGRAALFDGEGRLLSHVVLMHNRRRVGDAAVSGTALADGDEVAVFPPVAGG, from the coding sequence ATGAAGGTACGGGTACGGGCCTTCGCACGGTTCAGGGAGATCTTCGGGTCCGAGCAGGTCATCGATCTTCCCGATGGGGCCGGGCTCGACGTCCTTCTCAAGAGGTTTGCAGAGCGCCGTGAGGATGGGCGTGCCGCCCTCTTCGACGGAGAGGGACGGCTCCTGAGCCATGTGGTGCTGATGCACAACCGGCGACGGGTCGGAGATGCCGCGGTCAGCGGGACGGCCCTCGCGGACGGGGACGAGGTCGCCGTCTTCCCGCCGGTCGCCGGCGGATAA